A stretch of Triticum aestivum cultivar Chinese Spring chromosome 1D, IWGSC CS RefSeq v2.1, whole genome shotgun sequence DNA encodes these proteins:
- the LOC123180189 gene encoding ribosome biogenesis regulatory protein homolog, with translation MAAEEAAASAAATNFEVDLGHLLAYDPSHHLAAAAASSRAELRDECLRKATELAQAVADALFSLPATEGRDGPVVRLPPPANRLPREKHLPRPKPPTKWEQFAKSKGIIKHKKNKRAWDEQTNSWKRTYGYDRVNDDRDVPIIEAKLTDEPGVDPFAQRREEKKGRVDKQEKNRLGNLKNAAKVGALPSHIQLAATSVPITGTKADLPRKAKKEDLENVAGMASAATASGGKFDKKLPGEKPLKKAGKNRKFLPVVEGKGMGNLEKQQNDKILNSLLAKNFEEPLDVSKAITMYKVKKDNKRRKDKQSSSSGSNKLKPQKKIHKKSSKKSA, from the exons ATGGCGGCGGAAGAagcagccgcctccgccgccgccaccaacttCGAGGTGGACCTGGGCCACCTCCTCGCCTACGACCCCTCgcaccacctcgccgccgccgccgcctcctccagggCGGAGCTGCGGGACGAGTGCCTGCGGAAGGCCACGGAGCTGGCGCAGGCCGTCGCCGACGCCCTCTTCTCGCTGCCGGCCACCGAGGGCCGCGACGGCCCCGTcgtccgcctcccgccgcccgccaACCGCCTGCCCCGCGAGAAGCAT TTACCAAGGCCGAAGCCTCCTACCAAGTGGGAGCAGTTTGCGAAATCGAAAG GTATTATCAAGCACAAGAAGAACAAGCGTGCATGGGATGAGCAAACTAATTCCTGGAAGCGGACTTACGGCTATGATCGTGTTAATGATGACAGAGACGTTCCCATCATTGAAGCCAAATTGACAGATG AGCCTGGTGTTGATCCTTTTGCTCAAAGAAGGGAAGAGAAGAAGGGCAGGGTAGATAAGCAAGAAAAAAACAGACTTGGGAATTTGAAGAATGCTGCAAAAGTTGGTGCTCTGCCAAG TCATATACAGCTTGCTGCCACGTCCGTGCCCATCACAGGAACTAAAGCTGATCTGCCTAGAAAAGCTAAGAAGGAAGATCTCGAGAATGTTGCTGGTATGGCTTCGGCTGCAACAGCTAGCGGTGGAAAGTTTGACAAAAAGTTGCCTGGCGAGAAACCTCTTAAGAAGGCTGGCAAAAATAGAAAG TTCCTCCCTGTTGTTGAAGGGAAAGGAATGGGCAACCTGGAGAAACAGCAAAATGACAAGATCCTGAACAGCCTGCTGGCCAAAAACTTCGAGGAGCCCTTGGATGTCAGCAAG GCAATCACGATGTACAAGGTGAAGAAGGACAACAAGAGGAGGAAGGACAAACAATCATCATCATCCGGATCAAATAAGTTGAAGCCCCAGAAGAAAATCCACAAGAAATCTTCAAAGAAAAGTGCTTAG
- the LOC123180188 gene encoding interactor of constitutive active ROPs 2, chloroplastic isoform X1 — MQNSKTSRNGSSDAPQRTSPATPRSSRVAKTGGNETDSAGITPTRTPTERSPKVIERRSPRSPVTEKKRPSRLTELESKVNQLQDELKKTKEQLSASEARRRQAQQEADEAKKQGQDASSKLEESQCQLVELSAAEESRLQELRKIQQERDRTWQAELEALQKQQSVDAAALSSALSEIQRLKLQLEATVQSDTARAKQCEHADSELEGLKQGMELRLATIEALKVNVSESDKAAADANATATEAKLQLETAKATIDTLLAEGARLQECLRSKDIELSESKARVASLEEDLKKAQAAANEILNEAQAGNANGGFGSPLTEVLKKSEHPTSDVNGSCGSPDPEIEHLRMALEVAEMRYQEEQTRMAFETKTVYEMLENVKSECTRQVCDVELKLKSKNDELMAAQAALTGKPQEDLHRSDGLSEMQPELEAKLMKSITDIAELKANLMDKENALQSLAEENETLKSEAGRKEAEVQQRYEAAVAELELAKAAEQDVRMRLGYVTEEADKSSRRAARASEQLDAAQAASAEADAELRRLRVQSDQWRKAAEAAAAALAGGGGNNGGRMVERTGSLDTEYNGSIGGKLMGSPFSDEESPKRRNSGVLRRMSGLWKKGPK, encoded by the exons ATGCAGAACTCAAAAACCAG TAGGAATGGCTCTTCAGATGCTCCGCAGAGGACGTCTCCAGCAACTCCGCGGTCGTCTCGTGTGGCGAAAACCGGAGGGAATGAAACTGACTCCGCAGGGATCACACCAACAAGAACACCTACAGAGAGGAGCCCAAAGGTCATTGAGCGCCGTTCACCACGGAGCCCAGTTACTGAG AAGAAGCGCCCAAGTAGGCTAACTGAGCTGGAGTCTAAGGTCAACCAGCTCCAAGATGAGCTGAAGAAGACCAAGGAACAGCTGAGCGCATCAGAGGCACGAAGGCGCCAAGCACAGCAGGAGGCCGATGAAGCAAAGAAGCAGGGGCAGGATGCGTCGTCGAAGCTGGAGGAGTCGCAGTGCCAGCTTGTCGAGCTCTCAGCAGCAGAGGAATCCCGTCTCCAGGAGTTGCGCAAGATCCAGCAGGAGCGTGACCGCACTTGGCAGGCCGAGCTTGAGGCATTGCAGAAACAGCAGTCAGTGGATGCCGCTGCACTCAGCTCGGCCTTGTCTGAGATCCAGAGGCTGAAGTTGCAGCTGGAGGCGACAGTGCAATCCGATACGGCCCGTGCCAAGCAATGTGAGCATGCGGACTCTGAGCTCGAGGGGCTGAAGCAGGGGATGGAGCTCAGGCTTGCAACGATTGAAGCCCTGAAAGTAAATGTCAGTGAAAGTGACAAGGCTGCAGCTGATGCGAATGCCACGGCAACTGAGGCCAAGCTGCAGCTTGAGACCGCAAAGGCCACCATTGACACACTCCTAGCTGAGGGTGCCCGGTTGCAGGAATGCCTGAGGTCAAAGGACATAGAACTCAGTGAGTCTAAAGCTCGTGTGGCATCGCTCGAGGAGGATCTGAAGAAGGCGCAGGCTGCAGCTAATGAAATTCTGAACGAGGCACAGGCAGGCAATGCCAATGGTGGCTTTGGCAGTCCGTTGACTGAAGTTCTGAAAAAGAGCGAGCATCCCACCAGTGACGTCAATGGAAGCTGTGGAAGTCCTGACCCAGAGATTGAGCACTTGCGGATGGCGCTTGAGGTGGCTGAGATGAGGTACCAGGAGGAGCAAACTCGGATGGCCTTTGAGACAAAGACAGTCTATGAGATGCTGGAGAATGTCAAGTCTGAGTGCACGCGCCAAGTGTGTGATGTCGAGCTCAAGCTGAAGAGCAAGAATGACGAGCTCATGGCAGCGCAGGCAGCACTGACAGGCAAGCCGCAGGAGGACCTTCACAGGTCAGACGGGCTGAGTGAAATGCAGCCGGAGCTGGAGGCGAAGCTGATGAAGTCGATCACAGACATCGCGGAGCTCAAGGCGAACCTGATGGACAAGGAGAACGCGCTGCAGAGCCTGGCGGAGGAGAACGAGACCCTCAAGTCGGAGGCGGGCAGGAAGGAGGCGGAGGTGCAGCagcggtacgaggcggcggtggcggagctggaGCTGGCCAAGGCGGCGGAGCAGGACGTGCGGATGCGGCTCGGGTACGTGACGGAGGAGGCCGACAAGAGCAGCCGGCGCGCCGCCCGGGCCTCGGAGCAGCTGGACGCCGCGCAGGCGGCGAGCGCGGAGGCGGACGCGGAGCTGCGCCGGCTGCGCGTGCAGTCCGACCAGTGGCGCAAGGCCGcggaggccgccgccgctgccctcgcggGCGGTGGCGGCAACAATGGCGGCCGGATGGTGGAGAGGACCGGGTCGCTGGACACGGAGTACAACGGGTCCATCGGCGGGAAGCTGATGGGGTCGCCGTTCTCGGACGAGGAGTCCCCGAAGCGGCGCAACAGCGGCGTGCTGCGGAGGATGAGCGGGCTGTGGAAGAAGGGGCCCAAGTGA
- the LOC123164648 gene encoding E3 ubiquitin-protein ligase SINA-like 2 produces the protein MAINGSSSSKRKVEAQREGESSSKKLNVTVGLETLDCTICSAPLRPPIFQCSVGHFICSSCHESEDQLDHKCPTCSVKTSYKRCFGMEHVVQSVTVACSNDKYGCAEKFTYYKKEEHEKACPNAPCFCPEPGCEFAGPTKMLLDHFATQHKCPSTNLPDSGTVSLRLQPGLHVLQCIDTSYFFLLSMASKPFGHAISVVCVQPNVTEFRFACNMSYDCLTTGCCGSTSCHIRSSSLSDGLPTVYDLILPKGKVSDDENGIMLKATIHRQPLGLSRSCFRELGPTPALEQRPDTCDVEEKEEEEKEDHEEEEEDDNEEELDDDHEDEDDDEEEEEDQEEELDDEEEEEEMDED, from the exons ATGGCAATCAACGGTAGTAGCTCCAGCAAGAGAAAAGTTGAAGCgcagcgagagggggagagcagcTCCAAGAAGCTGAATGTCACCGTGGGGTTGGAGACCCTTGACTGTACTATCTGCTCTGCGCCCCTCAGGCCTCCGATATTCCAG TGCTCTGTGGGGCATTTCATATGCTCCTCGTGCCATGAATCTGAGGATCAACTGGACCATAAGTGCCCCACATGCTCTGTCAAAACTTCCTACAAGCGCTGCTTTGGAATGGAACATGTCGTCCAGTCAGTCACAGTTGCTTGCTCCAATGACAAGTACGGATGTGCGGAGAAGTTCACCTACTACAAGAAAGAAGAACACGAGAAAGCATGCCCGAATGCCCCATGCTTCTGCCCAGAGCCCGGTTGTGAATTCGCTGGGCCAACAAAGATGCTCCTGGACCATTTCGCTACCCAGCACAAGTGTCCGTCTACAAACCTTCCAGACTCTGGCACGGTGTCTCTCCGCCTACAACCGGGCCTACATGTTCTGCAATGCATCGACACCAGCTACTTTTTCTTGCTCAGCATGGCATCAAAGCCTTTTGGACATGCCATCTCAGTCGTCTGCGTCCAACCAAACGTTACGGAATTCAGGTTCGCATGTAATATGAGCTACGACTGCCTAACGACTGGCTGTTGTGGAAGTACAAGCTGCCACATAAGGAGCTCTTCACTCTCTGATGGGCTTCCGACAGTGTATGACTTGATACTTCCCAAGGGAAAGGTTTCTGATGATGAAAACGGCATCATGCTCAAAGCCACCATTCATCGTCAACCTTTAGGTCTCAGCAGATCTTGTTTTCGAGAATTGGGTCCGACTCCTGCACTTGAACAAAGGCCTGATACTTGTGATgttgaggagaaggaggaggaggagaaggaggatcatgaggaagaggaggaggacgataATGAAGAAGAGTTGGATGATGATCATGAggacgaggatgatgatgaggaagaggaggaggatcaggaggaagagttggatgatgaggaggaggaggaggagatggatgaGGACTAG
- the LOC123180188 gene encoding interactor of constitutive active ROPs 2, chloroplastic isoform X2 has protein sequence MQNSKTRNGSSDAPQRTSPATPRSSRVAKTGGNETDSAGITPTRTPTERSPKVIERRSPRSPVTEKKRPSRLTELESKVNQLQDELKKTKEQLSASEARRRQAQQEADEAKKQGQDASSKLEESQCQLVELSAAEESRLQELRKIQQERDRTWQAELEALQKQQSVDAAALSSALSEIQRLKLQLEATVQSDTARAKQCEHADSELEGLKQGMELRLATIEALKVNVSESDKAAADANATATEAKLQLETAKATIDTLLAEGARLQECLRSKDIELSESKARVASLEEDLKKAQAAANEILNEAQAGNANGGFGSPLTEVLKKSEHPTSDVNGSCGSPDPEIEHLRMALEVAEMRYQEEQTRMAFETKTVYEMLENVKSECTRQVCDVELKLKSKNDELMAAQAALTGKPQEDLHRSDGLSEMQPELEAKLMKSITDIAELKANLMDKENALQSLAEENETLKSEAGRKEAEVQQRYEAAVAELELAKAAEQDVRMRLGYVTEEADKSSRRAARASEQLDAAQAASAEADAELRRLRVQSDQWRKAAEAAAAALAGGGGNNGGRMVERTGSLDTEYNGSIGGKLMGSPFSDEESPKRRNSGVLRRMSGLWKKGPK, from the exons ATGCAGAACTCAAAAACCAG GAATGGCTCTTCAGATGCTCCGCAGAGGACGTCTCCAGCAACTCCGCGGTCGTCTCGTGTGGCGAAAACCGGAGGGAATGAAACTGACTCCGCAGGGATCACACCAACAAGAACACCTACAGAGAGGAGCCCAAAGGTCATTGAGCGCCGTTCACCACGGAGCCCAGTTACTGAG AAGAAGCGCCCAAGTAGGCTAACTGAGCTGGAGTCTAAGGTCAACCAGCTCCAAGATGAGCTGAAGAAGACCAAGGAACAGCTGAGCGCATCAGAGGCACGAAGGCGCCAAGCACAGCAGGAGGCCGATGAAGCAAAGAAGCAGGGGCAGGATGCGTCGTCGAAGCTGGAGGAGTCGCAGTGCCAGCTTGTCGAGCTCTCAGCAGCAGAGGAATCCCGTCTCCAGGAGTTGCGCAAGATCCAGCAGGAGCGTGACCGCACTTGGCAGGCCGAGCTTGAGGCATTGCAGAAACAGCAGTCAGTGGATGCCGCTGCACTCAGCTCGGCCTTGTCTGAGATCCAGAGGCTGAAGTTGCAGCTGGAGGCGACAGTGCAATCCGATACGGCCCGTGCCAAGCAATGTGAGCATGCGGACTCTGAGCTCGAGGGGCTGAAGCAGGGGATGGAGCTCAGGCTTGCAACGATTGAAGCCCTGAAAGTAAATGTCAGTGAAAGTGACAAGGCTGCAGCTGATGCGAATGCCACGGCAACTGAGGCCAAGCTGCAGCTTGAGACCGCAAAGGCCACCATTGACACACTCCTAGCTGAGGGTGCCCGGTTGCAGGAATGCCTGAGGTCAAAGGACATAGAACTCAGTGAGTCTAAAGCTCGTGTGGCATCGCTCGAGGAGGATCTGAAGAAGGCGCAGGCTGCAGCTAATGAAATTCTGAACGAGGCACAGGCAGGCAATGCCAATGGTGGCTTTGGCAGTCCGTTGACTGAAGTTCTGAAAAAGAGCGAGCATCCCACCAGTGACGTCAATGGAAGCTGTGGAAGTCCTGACCCAGAGATTGAGCACTTGCGGATGGCGCTTGAGGTGGCTGAGATGAGGTACCAGGAGGAGCAAACTCGGATGGCCTTTGAGACAAAGACAGTCTATGAGATGCTGGAGAATGTCAAGTCTGAGTGCACGCGCCAAGTGTGTGATGTCGAGCTCAAGCTGAAGAGCAAGAATGACGAGCTCATGGCAGCGCAGGCAGCACTGACAGGCAAGCCGCAGGAGGACCTTCACAGGTCAGACGGGCTGAGTGAAATGCAGCCGGAGCTGGAGGCGAAGCTGATGAAGTCGATCACAGACATCGCGGAGCTCAAGGCGAACCTGATGGACAAGGAGAACGCGCTGCAGAGCCTGGCGGAGGAGAACGAGACCCTCAAGTCGGAGGCGGGCAGGAAGGAGGCGGAGGTGCAGCagcggtacgaggcggcggtggcggagctggaGCTGGCCAAGGCGGCGGAGCAGGACGTGCGGATGCGGCTCGGGTACGTGACGGAGGAGGCCGACAAGAGCAGCCGGCGCGCCGCCCGGGCCTCGGAGCAGCTGGACGCCGCGCAGGCGGCGAGCGCGGAGGCGGACGCGGAGCTGCGCCGGCTGCGCGTGCAGTCCGACCAGTGGCGCAAGGCCGcggaggccgccgccgctgccctcgcggGCGGTGGCGGCAACAATGGCGGCCGGATGGTGGAGAGGACCGGGTCGCTGGACACGGAGTACAACGGGTCCATCGGCGGGAAGCTGATGGGGTCGCCGTTCTCGGACGAGGAGTCCCCGAAGCGGCGCAACAGCGGCGTGCTGCGGAGGATGAGCGGGCTGTGGAAGAAGGGGCCCAAGTGA